The Deinococcus yavapaiensis KR-236 DNA window CAACGCGTGTGCAGCATCATCGGAAGCCCCAGCCGTGTGCTGCGCGGCAGCTTGACGCCTTACGAGGAAGGGCGCAGCGTACGCGCCGTCGCCCGCTCGACGGGCATTCCCCTGTTCGACGCGGCGAAGCAAGCGGCGGAAGCCGTATCGCGCGGCCAACTCACCAAGACCGACCGAAGCGCGTGGCACGTGCTTCGCCTTCGCCATCCCAAGGCGCGCGCGGGCGAAGCCCTCAAGACGGGCTCGCTCGAACGTCTTCTCGACGGGCAGCGCAATCTCGGTGAACTTATCGCCGAAGGGTACGCGCCCGAACAACTTCGCGCCTTCCTGCTGCGCGAAATTCGCGACGGACTACGTTTTCCCGGCGCAGGCTGGGTTCTGCGAGACCTCGCGTGGGAAACCGAAAGCGCCGGAGCGCAAGTTCCAGCTTGAACTCGTCCGCCTGACCGCGCCGTTCGAACTCTCAGCCGAGCCGTCGATGACACGGCTCGGCCGCTTTTTCTCACCGATCCGTTCCGGTCACCTCCTCGAATTCCGCCGAGAGCCTCGGTGGACAGCGCTGCACGCGGGCGCTCCAGGACCTCGCCATTCGGCTTACAGAGCGAGCGGGTTATCATGTCGAGCATGCAAGACGTCTTCGAACGCGCGGCCCAAGACGCCCAACGCCTTCCCAAGCGCCCCGACAACTCGACGTTGCTGCGCTTGTACGCGCTGTACAAGCAAGGCACGGAGGGGAACGTGACCGGAGAGCGTCCCGGCGGCTTCGACTTCGTGGGCGCCGCGAAGTACGACGCGTGGGCCGGGCTCAAGGGCACGGCGCGGGAGGACGCGCGGGGTCAGTACGTGGCGCTCGTCGCGGCCCTCAAGGAGTCGTGAGCGCCCGACCCGTGAGCGCCGTTCCCGTCAAAATTTTCGAAGCGCACAAGGCGCGCATGCGCGACCTCGCACGGAACTACGCGCGAGGTCTCAAAGGCCGCGACATGGAAGCCTTCGCCGAGCACCTCGGCGCCAAGCTCGTGTACATGGACCTCGGCGAGCGCGATGGAGCCTTCGACCCGGATCACAACGTCATCCTCGTCAACTCGAGCGTCACGCGTGAGCGGCAGCGCTTCACCGTCGCACACGAAGTCAGCCACGCCTTGCTGCTGGGCGACGAGGACTTGCTGTCGGACTTGCACGACGCCTTCGACGGCGACGACCTCGAAAACGCCATCGAGACGCTGTGCAACGTCGGCGCGTCGGCGATCCTCGTACCCGACGAACTCTTGCGCGCGTGCGTGGAACGGCACGGCGCGACCGGTCAAGTCATCGCCGACATCGCCCGTAAAGCCGAGGTGAGCGCGCAAGTCGCGCTCTACGCCCTTGCGGACTTCGTGCGGACACCCGCGATCTTCGCGGTGTGCGGCGCGCCGGGCGGCGCTCTCGTCGTGCAGGCGAGCGCGGCGACGTCGTCCATGCGCTACTCGTTGAGTTCGGGCACGCCGATTCCGAGCGGTCATCCGATCGACACGGCCTACCGCACGGGCCTTGCAATCGAAGAGGCAAGTTTCTTTCCGTTTCGCAGCGGAAAGCGCATGCCCGCCCTCGTGAGCGCCTACCCGCTGCGCGGACGGGTGTACGCGGCCTTCGAGGAGAGATGAGCGACGCTTCGCTCGCGGTGCACGAGCTGCGCTTCGGTTTTCCGGTGCCCGGCGCCGTACCTCTTGACAACGGCTTGTATCGCCTCGCTTGGCGCGGCGCGGCCGTCATGGGCATCCTCAACGTGACACCCGATTCGTTCAGCGATGGCGGACGCTACACTACAGTCGACGATCTGCTGAACGCCGCGCGCCGCATGCTCGACGCCGGAGCCCTATTCCTCGACGTGGGCGGCGAGTCCACGCGACCCGGAGCGCAACCCGTGAGCGAGGACGAGGAGTGGCGACGCGTCGGGCCGATCATCGAACGATTGACGCGCGAAGGCCGTGGCGTCATCAGCGTCGATACGATGAAGCCGGGCGTGGCAAGGGCGGCTTTGGAAGTTGGAGCGCACCTCGTGAACGACGTGACGGGGCTGCGGCAGCCAGCCATGCTGCGCCTCTGCGCCGAGCGCCGAGCGCCGGCCGTCGTGATGCACATGCGCGGCGAACCGCGCACGATGCAACGCGAACCTCGCTACGACGACGTCGCCGCCGAAGTCACGGCGTTCTTGCGCAGGCGTGCCGAGGCGGCCTTGCAGGCGGGCGTGCCGAGCGTCGCCGTCGACCCCGGCCTGGGATTCGGCAAGACCGTCGAACACAACCTCGCGCTGCTGCGCGCCTTGCCGGAACTCGTCTCGCTGGGCTGCCCCGTGCTGGTGGGCGCGTCGCGCAAGAAGATGATCGACGTCCTCGCGAACGTCCCGAAGGCGAGCGACCGCGATCCCGGCTCGATCGCTTTGCACTTGCACGCGGCGTCGAGCGGAGCGGCGATCGTGCGCGTGCACGACGTGCCGAGCCACGTTCAAGCGTTGCGCGTACACGAGGCGCTACACTCCCGGTCATGAGCGGTGTCAAGAGCGGTCGGACCGGCACGGTCGTGCTGTCCGGCATGGAGTTTCACGGTCGGCACGGAGTGTTCGACGAGGAGGCAGTGTTCGGTGCGCGCTTCGTCGTGGACGTCGAAATGCACTTCGACTTCACGGACCTTCGAGACGACATCGACGCGACGGTCAACTACGCGGCGGTCTACGACACGGTGCGCGACGAGGCGACGAATCGGCGCTATAAGCTCATCGAAGTGCTCGCCGAGCGCCTCGCCGCACGTCTCTTGTCCGAGCAGACGCGGCTCGACGAGCTGACCGTGCGCGTGCACAAGCCGCACGCGCCGCTTTCCGGCGTCTTTCGCGACGTGTACGCCGAGGTGACGAGACGAAGGACCGAGCAATGAGGAGCGAGCAGGGCGCGTCGCTCGCCTTGATCGCGCTCGGCGCGAACCTCGGTGAGCCCGTCGAAGCCTTGCGGTTCGCACGGCGCGAGCTCGCTCAGGTCGGTGAAGTCGAGGCGGCGTCGCGCCTGTACCGCACCGCGCCGGTCGGAGGTCCCCCCGATCAACCGCCGTACGTGAACGCCGCCTTGGCCTTGCGAACGACGTTGGAGCCACGCGCTTTGCTGAGCGTGCTGCTCGACGTCGAGCGTGTGGCGGGTCGGGTGCGCCGCGAGCGCTGGGGGCCGCGGGTGCTCGACCTCGATTTGCTCGCCGTGAACGACGTGCGAATGGCGACGCCCGACCTCACGCTGCCGCACCCGCGTCTGCTCGAGCGCGCGTTCGTGCTCGCTCCCCTCGCCGACGTGGCGCCTTTGTGGCAGCACCCCGAAGTTCATGTCACGGTGCTCGGCGCGTTGAGCGCCGTGTCTCGCGACGGCATCGAAATTCTAGATGAAGCTTGGTTCTAGACGCTTCTCATCCCAAGGGGTCGATATACTGAGCGCGAATGGCGCGGATCGACGGCAAATACGAAGAACTGGGAGAACTCTCCCGACAGGGCGACGAGACACTGCTCGCCGTGAAAAGCGACCAAGGCGAGGCGTTGCGGCTCGGTTGGTTCGACGTCTCCACACCCGCCGCGCGCGCCAGCTTTCACCGCTACCGCGCGGCTCTGCGCGACCTCTCCCCGGCAGGATTGGCGGACGTCGTCGCGCGGCCCGGCGCCTACTACTCCCTGTGGAAGCCGGTCGAAGGCGCGCTCCTCGCCGACTTCCTCGCGAGCGGCACGAAAGACGAGGAAGCCGTCGACGCGCTCGGTGAACTCGCTCAGAAGCTCGCGAGGCACGGCTACGCCCTGAGTGACGCCGAAATCGTGATGCAAGGCAACACGCCCATCGTCGCGCGCCTCGCCCCGCTCGAGCGTTCTACCGAAGAGGTCGCCTCGCTGAACGCTCCTCTGCTCGCGCAGCTTTCGAACGGCAAGGTTCGGCGCCGCCGTGAGAAGCGGCCGAGGCGACGCCTCACGATCTGGGGTGTACTGCCGGGCCTGCTGTTCTTGGCTGGCGCGGGTTATCTCGGCGTGCAAGCCGCTCAGATCTACCTCAATCCACCGGTGAGCAGCGTGCCGAGCGTGGCGGGCCAAGACGCCCAAAGCGCCGCGAGCACCCTCGTGAAAGCCGGGTACCGCGTGACCTTCGCGCGTGGCGAAGAAGCCGACGCCCGCCTCGGAAGCGTCATCGGGCAAGACCCCGAGGCGGGTTCGTCTCTGCATACGGGACGGCTCGTGACGCTGACCGTGAACGATCCGCCGCCCCTCACCGTGCCGCGCGTCGAGGACCTCAGCCTCGATCAAGCGAGAAGCGCCCTCGCGGAAGCGCAACTGCGCCTCGGTGACGTCACCACCGTCGACGGAGGCGCGACGAACACCGAGAAGGGTCGCATCGTGGCGCAGTTGCCGCCCGCCGGAACCACGATCGCGCGTGGGCAGCGCGTGCGCGTGCTCGTGTCGAGCGGAATTCAAGCGAGGCAGACGTGGCTGCCCGACCTCGGCGGCATGACCTTCGAGCAAGCGCGCGACTTCGTTCGCAACGCGGGGCTCGTCGTGACGCGCGTCGTGCAGCAGACGTCCGACAAGCCCGAGAGCACGGTGCTCGCGCAAGACCCGAAGCCTTACGCGAAAGTCGACGCGGGCACGCCCGTCGTGCTGACGATCGCGAAAGCGGCGGTCGCCGCGCCCGCCACGCCCGTCCCGGAGCTACCGCTGCCGCCGCAACCCCGTCCGGTCACGCCGTCCGACGCCGCGCCGAGCGAGCAGCCCTCCACGCCCGCCGACGAGACGAGCACGCCCGACACGGCGACCACGCCGGACGAGGCGAGCACGCCCAGCACCACGCCCACCGAGACGAGCACGCCCGACACGGCGACCACGTCTGCTGAAACGAGCACGCCCGACGCGACGCCTCCCGCGGAGGCCACGACGCCCGACACCACCGCCCCGAGTGACACGGCGCCCAGCACGAACGACACGCCGGACGCCGCAGTCGACAGCGCTCCCACGCGGGCCGTGCAACTCGACTACACCTTTCCCACCACGTTGCCCGAGGGCACAGTGCAGATCGTCGTGACGGACGCGGACGGCGAGCGCGCCCTCGACTTCTCGCAGCCGTCGAGCGCCGTCGCGGGCGCTCGGGCCGAGGGGGAAGTCACCGTGCGCGGAGACGCCACGTTCAGCGTTCGTGTCGACGGAACCGAAGTCGGGACGTTCACGCGCTAACTTGACGTCGTGTCTGACGTCTACCTCGACCACGCCGCCACCACGCCAATGACGCGCGTCGCCCTCGACGCGTACGTTCAAGCGGCCCAACTGCACGGCAACGCCGCTTCCGTGCACCGCGCGGGCCAGAAAGCGCGCGAGTTCTTGGAGGAAGGCCGCGCCGCGTTCGCCGAGTCCATCGGGGCGCATCCACTCACGATCCTCGCGAACAGCGGCGGCACCGAAGGCGACAATCACGTCCTGTTGGGCGCCGCGAAAGGAAGAGTCGGCGGTCACGTCGTCACGTCCAGCATCGAGCACAGCGCCGTCCTCGCCGCCGCCCGCGAATTGGCGGCCAGCGGCTTCGACGTGACCTTCCTGCAGCCCGACCGCCACGGGCACGTCTCGCCCGACGCGCTGCGAGACGCGTTGCGACCCGACACCTTCCTCGTGAGCGTCCACCACGCGAACAACGAGATCGGCACGGTTCAAGACGTCGCGCGGCTCGCCGAAGTCGCGCACGAGGGCGGCGCGCTGTTCCACACGGACGCCGTTCAAAGCCTCGGCGTCCTGAGCGTGAATGTCGCCGAGTGGAACGCCGACTTCGCGACGTTCAGCGCGCACAAGTGGGGAGGCCCGAAAGGAGTCGGGTTCCTGTACGTGCGGCGCGGCTTGGAATTGCCTCCCTTGATGATCGGCGGCGGGCAGGAAAAGGGCCTGCGAGCGGGCACCCACAACGTTGCGGGCGTGTACGCGGCGGGCCTCGCCGCGCTCGACGCGAGCCGAGCGCGGCCCGAGACGTTCGAGAGGATGCGCGCGCTGCACGCGCGACTCGAAGCGCACTTGCGAGCCGCGCCGAACGTCACGTTCAACCATCCCGTCGACGGCTCTCCGAAGGTGCTGTCGGTCACGGCGAGCGGGGCGGACGGCGAGGCGTTGTTGATGAACCTCGACCTCATGGGCGTGTACGCCAGTCTCGGAAGCGCCTGCTCGTCGGGCACGACCCTTCCAAGCCACGTTCTGAAGGCCCTCGGCCTCGGGGACGCGGACGCCAAGGCGACCGTGCGCTTCAGCTTCGGACGAGACAGCACGCTCGACGACGTCGATCGCGCCGCCGAAGCCTACCGCCAAGCGCTCGAGTTCAGCGCCTTGTAGGAACGAGCTTCAAGCGACCTCACGCTCCGCTCACCGCGCGCCACAACTGGAATGGGTCGCCTTCATCGTGTTCGAGCGTCCGCACCCTCGCGCACCTTGTCAGATGAGGAGCGCCGCGTGCGGCGACACTACACGGTGAGGGAAGCGCATGTTCTATCACGACAACAAGCTGCAGTATCCGGTCCGCGTCGAAACACCAAACCCCGTCTTCGCGAAGATGCTGCAGCAAGCCATCGGCGGCGTCGAAGGCGAAATTCGCGTCATGATGCAGTACCTCTTTCAAGCGTGGGGCGCGCGCGGTCCGAAAAAGTACCGCGACCTGCTGCTGGAAACGGGCACCGAGGAGATCGCGCACATCGAGATGCTGGCGACGGCCGTCGCCCTTAACCTCGAAGGCTCTCCGAACGCCGTCAAGGAAGAAGCGGCGAACCACAATCCCATGGTGGCGGCCGTTTTGGGAGGCATGAATCCGCGCCACTACCTTTCGGCGGGAATGGCCGCCCTACCCGAGAACGCCAACGGCGTGCCCTTCAACGCCTCGCACGTCTACGCCAGCGGCAACATCGTCGCGGACATGTACGCGAACGTCGCCGCCGAAAGCACGGGACGCGTCCTCGCCACGCGCCTCTACCAGATGACGGACGACCCGGGCATGAAAGACATGCTCTCGTTCCTCATCGCACGTGACACGATGCACCAACAGCAGTGGCTCGCGGTCGTGGAGGAACTCGGAGGATACGAGGGCGCCCTGCCCATTCCCAACTCCTTTCCTCAAGAGTTGGAGCAGCGCGGTTTCAGCTACGCGTTCGTCTCCACCGGCACGCCCGACCTCGAAACGCCTCAAGGACGCTGGACGAGCGGTCCGTCGCTCGACGGCAACGGCGAGTTCCGCGTCGAGAAAGCCCGCCCTCTCGGCGAGGAACCCGTGCTCGCGCCGCCCATGCCCGAAGGCTTCGCTCAAAAAGAGCAGATGATCGGCGGCATGGCCAAAGGAGTGAGCAATCTCGACCCGAATTCGTCAGAAGGCATCGCCCAGCGAATCTCGGAAACGCTCGGAAACGCGGTGGACAAGTTGACGGGCGGCGAGAACCGGTCGTCGTGACTTGGCCTTCCTCACCCTCTGCCCTAATGGCAGAGGGTGAGGAAGGTGTCAGTACTGACGCCCGAAAATCACGCGCTTGCCGTACGCGCTCGGCTTCCCGGTGTGCACGCACACGCCTTCTTCGGGCTCTCCGAACAACTCGTCGTCCATCGGCACGTTGCGCGTTTTCGCCTTCGTCTCCTCGGCGATCTGCTTTTCGCTTTCGGGATCGCCGCAATGAAAGGCGCGCACCCACTTGCCCGCTTCGATGGCGGCCTTGAAGTCGTCGTAGGTATCGACGGTGACGGTATTTTCCTCGAGGAAGTCGAGGGCGCGGTCGTACAACGCCTGCTGAATGCGCTCCAGCCTCGCTTGCATGTGCGCGACGACGTCCGCGCGGGACACGGTCTCCTTGGCGTCCGAGTCTCGGTCTTTCACGACGACGACGCTCGCCTCTAGGTCGCGCGGCCCGAGTTCGATGCGCACGGGCACGCCCTTGAGCTCCCAATCGTTGTACTTGAAGCCGTTCGAGACGCCTTCGCGCTTGTCGACCCGCACGCGGTGACCGGCACTGGCGAGTTCGGCGGCGAGTTCGTCGGCGGCGGCGTACATCGCCTCGGTGTTGTCCTTGCGGGTGATGGGCACGATGACGACTTGAACGGGCGCGATGCGCGGGGGAAGGCGCAGGCCCTTGTCGTCTCCGTGCGTCATGATGATCGCGCCGATGATGCGGCTCGAGATCGCCCACGACGTCGTGTGAACGTAGTGCTCCTTCTGGTCGCGTCCTTGGAACTTGACTTCGAAGGCCTTCGCGAAGTTCTGCCCGAGGTAGTGGCTGGTGCCGCTTTGCAGGGCTTTGCCGTCGCGCATCATGCCCTCGATGGAGTACGTCTCCACGGCGCCCGCGAAGCGTTCGGAGTCCGTCTTGCGACCGCGGATGACGGGCAAGGCGAGGACGTCGCGCGAGTAGCGGTGGTAGAGGTCGAGTTGCTGCAGCACCTCGGCGCGCGCTTCTCCCTCGTTTTCGTGGGCCGTGTGGCCTTCTTGCCAGTAGAACTCGGCGGTACGAAGAAACAGCTTCGTGCGAAGTTCCGCGCGGAAGACGGCGCCCGCTTGGTAGTGCAAGAAGGGCAGGTCGCGGTACGAGTTGAGCCACTGCGCCCACATGTGCCCGATGATCGTCTCGGAGGTGGGCCGCATCACGTAGGGTTCCTCGAGGACTTCCGTGCCGATCTTCGTGACGGTGAACAGCTCGGGCGCGAAGCCTTCGACGTGGTCGGCTTCCTTCGTGATGAAGTTCATGGGAATGAGCGTCGGAAAGAGCAGTCCCTCGTGGCCGGTGGCGCGGAAGGCGTCCTCCATGTCGCGGTTGATGCGTTCCCAAACGGCGTAGCCGTAAGGTTTGACGACCATGCAGCCGCGCACGGGGCTGTAGTCGGCGAGGTCCGCCTTGATGACGACCTGGTTGTACCACTCGTTGAAGTCCTCGCTTTGCAAGGGCACACCGTATTGAGCTGCTTTCGCGTCCGTCATGCAGCAGAGTCTATCAAGGGGAACTCGGCCTCAGCCATTTGGCGGGCGTCGCCCGTGCAAGCGGCGCGCGAGCTCGCATCAACGACCGAAGCTTTCGAGTCGGACGTCGAAGCGGCCCGGCTGAATCGCTTCGGACGTCATCGACAGGCGGCCTTGCAAGTCGCGCTCTTGAAAGCGGACGTCGAAGCTCGCGACGACCTCGCCGTTCGATCGGACTTCTCGTCCGGTGAGGCGCCACCCGGCCTTACGAAGCTCCTCGACGTAATGATCGAAGACGTGCTCGGCGGAGCCCGAGGTGAAGATCGTCGCGGTGTCCTTGGCGAAATCGGTCGAGGCGCGCGAGCCTGTTTCGCGCACGCGGGCGTCCGGAGGGGGAGCGAGGCGTGGCAAGGACCCGTTCGCGAAGGGAGTTCGTCGTCCGCCGGGCGGCGCGGAGTTGGAGGCACCGTCGTTCGCGAGCGGAGGGCGCGCGAGGCTGCTCGAAAGGAGGGCGAGCGACGTGGAGGTGGAAAGCTCGCGGTCCATGGAGAGGGTCACGCTCGTCGTTCCGTGATGTTCCGAGGAGAAGTAGCTGAGATGGCGCTCGCCCTTGAGGTACGTCGTGACCGGGACGCCGCGAACGGAGCCGGACGTGAAGGCGTTTCGGCTCGACGCGACGACCGCCGAGTCCTTGTCTTGCCAACCTGTCTGGCGCAAGGCGGCAGTCATGACCGCTTCGACGTGCGCCGCGCGGGCGGTCGTGACGAGGTGGCTCTGGATGTAGGGACCGTAAGCGTTGCTCGGCGCTCCTTGCACGACGCTGCCGATGACGCGAAGGTTCGGCAGCGTCTTGAGGCTCGCCCCGAAGTCGCGCTCGATTTCGGCGGGCAGGGCTCCGGGCATGAACTGCGCGGCGTCGGAAATGCCGAGGGCGCGTTGCAAAAGCTCGCGTTCTTGCGGCGTGGCCTGTTCGAGCAGTTGGGCTTGCGTAGTGCCTAAAGCGAGCATCGCGAGGAGCGCAAGGGCGTTCGAGGTTCGCTTCATATCTTCTCAACTTACGGACTTGGACGCGTGTTCGTTGCCGAACCATCCTCCGTGAAGACTTCGTGGAGATTCGGCGCTCGGCCTCGAGGAACCTCGTATCATGAAACGCGTGCTGAGCGCCTCTGTCCTCAATGCCATTCGTGACGCCTTTCCCGATGACGACCGCGAGCTGGAAGCGTTTCAACTGCGATACGAGCGCTACGCGGGCCAGCTTTTCGACGGCGTGCGAGCCGTGTACCCCGACGCCGAGGACTTGGAGGAGCGCTTGCTCGAAGTCCTGCTGCACGCCTGGCACGAGCGGCCCGCCGATCTCAAACGCCTCGACTCGCAGCGCCTGCTCTCCCCCGACTGGCTTCAAACGCCCGACGTGATCGGGTACGTGGCGTACGCGGATCGCTTCGCGGACACGCTCGCCGGGGTGCTGGAAAAGGTGGAGTACATCGAGGAACTCGGAGCGCGCTACTTCCACCTCATGCCTCTTCTCAAGCCGCGCCGCGCGCCGAACGACGGCGGGTACGCCGTGCAGGACTACCGCTCGGTGCGCGAGGACCTCGGGTCGATGCACGATCTTTCGCGGCTCGCCAAGCGCTTGAGGCGCAGCAACATCAGCTTATGCTTGGACCTCGTGCTCAACCACGTGGCGCGCGAGCACGAATGGGCCGAGCGAGCGAGGCGAGGCGAGGCCAAGTACCAGCGCTACTTTCACATGTTCGCCGACCGCACTTTGCCCGACCAGTACGAACGGACGCTGCCCGAAGTCTTCCCGGACTTCGCGCCCGGCAACTTCACCTTCGACGACGAGAGCGGCCAGTGGGTCTGGACGACCTTCAACAGCTACCAGTGGGATCTCGACTGGAGCAATCCCGACGTGTTCTTGGAATTCGCCGACCTCATCCTCTTTCTCGCCAACCGGGGCGTCGAGGTCTTCCGACTCGACGCCATCGCGTTCATTTGGAAGCGAATGGGCACGGACTGCCAAAACCAGCCGGAAGTTCACGCCATCACGCAAGCACTTCGCGCGGTAACGCGCATCGTCGCTCCGGCCGTGGCGTTCAAGGCCGAGGCGATCGTGGCGCCTCAGCAATTGCTGTTCT harbors:
- the folB gene encoding dihydroneopterin aldolase, producing the protein MSGVKSGRTGTVVLSGMEFHGRHGVFDEEAVFGARFVVDVEMHFDFTDLRDDIDATVNYAAVYDTVRDEATNRRYKLIEVLAERLAARLLSEQTRLDELTVRVHKPHAPLSGVFRDVYAEVTRRRTEQ
- a CDS encoding acyl-CoA-binding protein, translated to MQDVFERAAQDAQRLPKRPDNSTLLRLYALYKQGTEGNVTGERPGGFDFVGAAKYDAWAGLKGTAREDARGQYVALVAALKES
- a CDS encoding DUF4388 domain-containing protein, coding for MQGDLADLPLLGVLELMHFSRKTGVLDVDGAIPFSLAFVGGEIVEGGILDWVGIDAVLSLPLSPDRGRFVFTSNESGGPPLKPFSRLMGDWAHLADEWQRVCSIIGSPSRVLRGSLTPYEEGRSVRAVARSTGIPLFDAAKQAAEAVSRGQLTKTDRSAWHVLRLRHPKARAGEALKTGSLERLLDGQRNLGELIAEGYAPEQLRAFLLREIRDGLRFPGAGWVLRDLAWETESAGAQVPA
- a CDS encoding ImmA/IrrE family metallo-endopeptidase: MSARPVSAVPVKIFEAHKARMRDLARNYARGLKGRDMEAFAEHLGAKLVYMDLGERDGAFDPDHNVILVNSSVTRERQRFTVAHEVSHALLLGDEDLLSDLHDAFDGDDLENAIETLCNVGASAILVPDELLRACVERHGATGQVIADIARKAEVSAQVALYALADFVRTPAIFAVCGAPGGALVVQASAATSSMRYSLSSGTPIPSGHPIDTAYRTGLAIEEASFFPFRSGKRMPALVSAYPLRGRVYAAFEER
- the proS gene encoding proline--tRNA ligase, which translates into the protein MTDAKAAQYGVPLQSEDFNEWYNQVVIKADLADYSPVRGCMVVKPYGYAVWERINRDMEDAFRATGHEGLLFPTLIPMNFITKEADHVEGFAPELFTVTKIGTEVLEEPYVMRPTSETIIGHMWAQWLNSYRDLPFLHYQAGAVFRAELRTKLFLRTAEFYWQEGHTAHENEGEARAEVLQQLDLYHRYSRDVLALPVIRGRKTDSERFAGAVETYSIEGMMRDGKALQSGTSHYLGQNFAKAFEVKFQGRDQKEHYVHTTSWAISSRIIGAIIMTHGDDKGLRLPPRIAPVQVVIVPITRKDNTEAMYAAADELAAELASAGHRVRVDKREGVSNGFKYNDWELKGVPVRIELGPRDLEASVVVVKDRDSDAKETVSRADVVAHMQARLERIQQALYDRALDFLEENTVTVDTYDDFKAAIEAGKWVRAFHCGDPESEKQIAEETKAKTRNVPMDDELFGEPEEGVCVHTGKPSAYGKRVIFGRQY
- a CDS encoding manganese catalase family protein → MFYHDNKLQYPVRVETPNPVFAKMLQQAIGGVEGEIRVMMQYLFQAWGARGPKKYRDLLLETGTEEIAHIEMLATAVALNLEGSPNAVKEEAANHNPMVAAVLGGMNPRHYLSAGMAALPENANGVPFNASHVYASGNIVADMYANVAAESTGRVLATRLYQMTDDPGMKDMLSFLIARDTMHQQQWLAVVEELGGYEGALPIPNSFPQELEQRGFSYAFVSTGTPDLETPQGRWTSGPSLDGNGEFRVEKARPLGEEPVLAPPMPEGFAQKEQMIGGMAKGVSNLDPNSSEGIAQRISETLGNAVDKLTGGENRSS
- the folK gene encoding 2-amino-4-hydroxy-6-hydroxymethyldihydropteridine diphosphokinase, which codes for MRSEQGASLALIALGANLGEPVEALRFARRELAQVGEVEAASRLYRTAPVGGPPDQPPYVNAALALRTTLEPRALLSVLLDVERVAGRVRRERWGPRVLDLDLLAVNDVRMATPDLTLPHPRLLERAFVLAPLADVAPLWQHPEVHVTVLGALSAVSRDGIEILDEAWF
- a CDS encoding PASTA domain-containing protein; the encoded protein is MKSDQGEALRLGWFDVSTPAARASFHRYRAALRDLSPAGLADVVARPGAYYSLWKPVEGALLADFLASGTKDEEAVDALGELAQKLARHGYALSDAEIVMQGNTPIVARLAPLERSTEEVASLNAPLLAQLSNGKVRRRREKRPRRRLTIWGVLPGLLFLAGAGYLGVQAAQIYLNPPVSSVPSVAGQDAQSAASTLVKAGYRVTFARGEEADARLGSVIGQDPEAGSSLHTGRLVTLTVNDPPPLTVPRVEDLSLDQARSALAEAQLRLGDVTTVDGGATNTEKGRIVAQLPPAGTTIARGQRVRVLVSSGIQARQTWLPDLGGMTFEQARDFVRNAGLVVTRVVQQTSDKPESTVLAQDPKPYAKVDAGTPVVLTIAKAAVAAPATPVPELPLPPQPRPVTPSDAAPSEQPSTPADETSTPDTATTPDEASTPSTTPTETSTPDTATTSAETSTPDATPPAEATTPDTTAPSDTAPSTNDTPDAAVDSAPTRAVQLDYTFPTTLPEGTVQIVVTDADGERALDFSQPSSAVAGARAEGEVTVRGDATFSVRVDGTEVGTFTR
- a CDS encoding cysteine desulfurase family protein — translated: MSDVYLDHAATTPMTRVALDAYVQAAQLHGNAASVHRAGQKAREFLEEGRAAFAESIGAHPLTILANSGGTEGDNHVLLGAAKGRVGGHVVTSSIEHSAVLAAARELAASGFDVTFLQPDRHGHVSPDALRDALRPDTFLVSVHHANNEIGTVQDVARLAEVAHEGGALFHTDAVQSLGVLSVNVAEWNADFATFSAHKWGGPKGVGFLYVRRGLELPPLMIGGGQEKGLRAGTHNVAGVYAAGLAALDASRARPETFERMRALHARLEAHLRAAPNVTFNHPVDGSPKVLSVTASGADGEALLMNLDLMGVYASLGSACSSGTTLPSHVLKALGLGDADAKATVRFSFGRDSTLDDVDRAAEAYRQALEFSAL
- a CDS encoding alpha-amylase family protein, which gives rise to MKRVLSASVLNAIRDAFPDDDRELEAFQLRYERYAGQLFDGVRAVYPDAEDLEERLLEVLLHAWHERPADLKRLDSQRLLSPDWLQTPDVIGYVAYADRFADTLAGVLEKVEYIEELGARYFHLMPLLKPRRAPNDGGYAVQDYRSVREDLGSMHDLSRLAKRLRRSNISLCLDLVLNHVAREHEWAERARRGEAKYQRYFHMFADRTLPDQYERTLPEVFPDFAPGNFTFDDESGQWVWTTFNSYQWDLDWSNPDVFLEFADLILFLANRGVEVFRLDAIAFIWKRMGTDCQNQPEVHAITQALRAVTRIVAPAVAFKAEAIVAPQQLLFYLGRGAHHGKVSDLAYHNSLMVQIWSSLASRDIRLFEAALKAFPPKPTNTTWGMYVRCHDDIGWAISDEDAAKVGVTGEGHRRFLSDFYSSEFPGSFARGLVFQHNPRTGDRRISGSGASLAGLEIALERGDEHEVHLALERLMLAHAIVLGFGGVPLLYMGDELAMLNDYGYVDVPEHAEDNRWVHRPHMDWARAELRHDETTIAGRMYQGLKRLIEARRNTPHFHAAVESRVIDSPNPHVLMLERVHPLGTLVATYNFSEHAQALPSWPLHARGLSDALDRITRERRVLGETLVLPPYGRAWLTPFEDASTRW
- the folP gene encoding dihydropteroate synthase; its protein translation is MSDASLAVHELRFGFPVPGAVPLDNGLYRLAWRGAAVMGILNVTPDSFSDGGRYTTVDDLLNAARRMLDAGALFLDVGGESTRPGAQPVSEDEEWRRVGPIIERLTREGRGVISVDTMKPGVARAALEVGAHLVNDVTGLRQPAMLRLCAERRAPAVVMHMRGEPRTMQREPRYDDVAAEVTAFLRRRAEAALQAGVPSVAVDPGLGFGKTVEHNLALLRALPELVSLGCPVLVGASRKKMIDVLANVPKASDRDPGSIALHLHAASSGAAIVRVHDVPSHVQALRVHEALHSRS